A part of Sugiyamaella lignohabitans strain CBS 10342 chromosome D, complete sequence genomic DNA contains:
- the FRE7 gene encoding Fre7p (Putative ferric reductase with similarity to Fre2p; expression induced by low copper levels; GO_component: GO:0016021 - integral component of membrane [Evidence IEA]; GO_component: GO:0016021 - integral component of membrane [Evidence ISM] [PMID 12192589]; GO_component: GO:0016020 - membrane [Evidence IEA]; GO_component: GO:0005886 - plasma membrane [Evidence IEA,IEA]; GO_component: GO:0005886 - plasma membrane [Evidence IDA] [PMID 17553781]; GO_function: GO:0052851 - ferric-chelate reductase (NADPH) activity [Evidence IEA]; GO_function: GO:0000293 - ferric-chelate reductase activity [Evidence IGI] [PMID 17553781]; GO_function: GO:0000293 - ferric-chelate reductase activity [Evidence IDA] [PMID 17681937]; GO_function: GO:0000293 - ferric-chelate reductase activity [Evidence ISA] [PMID 9726978]; GO_function: GO:0046872 - metal ion binding [Evidence IEA]; GO_function: GO:0016491 - oxidoreductase activity [Evidence IEA,IEA]; GO_process: GO:0015677 - copper ion import [Evidence IGI] [PMID 17553781]; GO_process: GO:0006825 - copper ion transport [Evidence IEA]; GO_process: GO:0006811 - ion transport [Evidence IEA]; GO_process: GO:0055072 - iron ion homeostasis [Evidence IEA]; GO_process: GO:0006826 - iron ion transport [Evidence IGI] [PMID 17553781]; GO_process: GO:0055114 - oxidation-reduction process [Evidence IEA,IEA]): MRVGYQDGVVYDCLVTDTPEYAAGQAIASKQVPWMSNIKYGNYTVYFVVVVIFIAMVHRLYSIFSDASYRSQRARDRAATFSVELKSTSRSSDKISQHRETTRQVTRGVVAGDISRDASTTGASTPAETTDAVFDNQLVAEQSRDDTVDLKRDRLTDGLTGGPDFKRGLNGSDLDFVPNSNPSGLTAPVRKMVALVRYIGYRRFPTVWTETVGVPSSVGAVLLLGAGFLYLLLWCFIPRSYYKACIAMGSPPLGIRSGLMANALTPFIYAFAGKINIVTFITGTSYEKLNVFHRGVAWISFFFALVHTVVFLVQPAWEGGAKYLKEYFMATPQYTSGVVATVFLFVLSIFSLQFIRQRYYEAFLHVHWPVAIGYLGILFWHDTGALASWSFLWATIGVLLSGYLYRYFYKTNYLQLRRNWFSLDEAVLRVLDDGVVQVNVFSSIINKWKPGQHVYLRFPEIQPLGNHPFSVASLPEIIDKTDGTAKLRFIAKAHGGFTKMLYEQAAKKTEKEYQVMLDGPYGGVERDLYAFDDVCLVACGSGVTATIAFLSDLSNKLATVGPPTGFPMATQKVRFLWIVRNCRNIEWFRNEITNALESVPSGLIEVYIHITGNQNMDSKQEIRPFDSPHIVIEHGPRPKMNQILRKWSESFGRRTLVVTSGVRGLNCDVGNTVADLQKLVLLGKTNTHGIQYEEISLHTEMFGW; encoded by the coding sequence atgagaGTCGGGTACCAGGACGGTGTGGTCTATGACTGCTTAGTCACTGATACTCCGGAGTATGCCGCTGGCCAGGCGATAGCTTCGAAACAAGTCCCGTGGATGAGTAACATCAAATACGGGAATTATACAGTTTATtttgtggtggtggtgatatttATTGCCATGGTCCACAGGCTGTACAGCATATTTTCCGATGCTTCGTACCGGTCACAGCGAGCTCGCGATAGAGCTGCTACGTTCTCGGTCGAGCTGAAAAGCACTTCGAGATCAAGCGATAAAATTAGCCAGCATCGCGAAACTACGAGACAAGTGACTCGTGGTGTCGTCGCTGGTGATATTAGTCGAGATGCTAGCACGACTGGTGCTTCGACTCCAGCAGAAACAACTGATGCTGTATTTGATAATCAACTGGTGGCAGAACAAAGTCGAGATGATACAGTTGATCTGAAACGAGACCGACTAACAGATGGTCTGACAGGCGGTCCAGATTTCAAAAGGGGTTTGAATGGTTCAGATTTAGATTTTGTGCCCAACTCGAATCCATCAGGGTTGACTGCTCCTGTCAGAAAAATGGTGGCTTTGGTCAGATATATTGGCTATAGACGGTTTCCTACAGTGTGGACTGAGACGGTTGGAGTACCAAGTTCGGTGGGAGCTGTTTTGTTGCTCGGTGCGGGGTTTCTTTACCTTCTTCTGTGGTGTTTCATCCCCAGATCATACTATAAAGCATGTATTGCCATGGGCTCACCGCCTCTGGGAATCCGATCGGGACTCATGGCTAATGCCCTGACTCCGTTTATTTATGCGTTTGCTGGTAAGATTAATATTGTCACTTTTATTACTGGCACCAGCTACGAGAAGTTAAATGTATTTCATCGTGGAGTAGCATGGATCTCGTTCTTTTTTGCTCTCGTTCATACTGTTGTGTTTCTTGTCCAGCCTGCTTGGGAAGGAGGTGCTAAGTACCTGAAAGAGTACTTCATGGCCACTCCCCAGTATACCAGTGGAGTAGTGGCTACAGTGTTTCTGTTTGTTCTGTCGATATTTTCACTGCAGTTTATTCGCCAGAGATACTATGAAGCGTTTTTGCATGTTCACTGGCCGGTAGCTATTGGATACCTGggtattttgttttggcaCGATACTGGCGCTCTTGCATCGTGGTCGTTTCTATGGGCCACTATTGGAGTGCTGTTGAGTGGATATTTGTACAGATACTTTTACAAGACCAATTATCTACAACTGCGTCGTAACTGGTTTAGTTTAGACGAGGCCGTTCTACGTGTTCTGGATGACGGAGTTGTGCAAGTGAATGTGTTTAGTTCCATTATTAACAAATGGAAACCTGGTCAGCACGTTTATTTACGGTTCCCGGAGATTCAACCACTAGGAAACCATCCATTTTCAGTGGCTTCGTTACCGGAAATCATAGACAAAACCGATGGAACTGCCAAACTGAGATTCATCGCCAAGGCACATGGTGGGTTCACGAAAATGCTTTATGAACAAGCAGCCAAGAAGACTGAAAAGGAGTATCAAGTGATGCTGGATGGGCCATATGGTGGTGTTGAGCGTGATTTATATGCATTTGACGACGTTTGTCTTGTAGCTTGTGGATCTGGAGTCACTGCTACTATTGCGTTTCTGTCTGATCTAAGTAACAAGCTTGCCACTGTTGGACCACCCACAGGGTTTCCCATGGCCACTCAGAAAGTGCGATTCCTATGGATTGTGAGAAACTGCCGCAACATCGAATGGTTCCGCAACGAGATTACTAATGCTCTTGAAAGCGTACCTTCTGGCCTGATCGAAGTATACATCCACATCACCGGCAACCAAAACATGGACTCTAAACAAGAGATCCGGCCATTTGACTCTCCACACATCGTGATCGAGCACGGACCCCGTCCAAAAATGAACCAAATTCTTCGCAAATGGAGCGAATCCTTCGGCCGACGGACCCTCGTCGTCACCTCTGGCGTCCGCGGCCTCAACTGCGACGTCGGCAACACCGTGGCCGACCTCCAAAAACTCGTCCTCCTCGGCAAAACCAACACCCATGGCATCCAGTACGAGGAAATCAGTCTCCACACTGAAATGTTTGGCTggtaa
- the RRP12 gene encoding Rrp12p (Protein required for export of the ribosomal subunits; associates with the RNA components of the pre-ribosomes; has a role in nuclear import in association with Pse1p; also plays a role in the cell cycle and the DNA damage response; contains HEAT-repeats; GO_component: GO:0030686 - 90S preribosome [Evidence IDA] [PMID 12150911]; GO_component: GO:0005737 - cytoplasm [Evidence IEA,IEA]; GO_component: GO:0005737 - cytoplasm [Evidence IDA] [PMID 22842922]; GO_component: GO:0005730 - nucleolus [Evidence IEA]; GO_component: GO:0005730 - nucleolus [Evidence IDA] [PMID 22842922]; GO_component: GO:0005634 - nucleus [Evidence IEA]; GO_component: GO:0005634 - nucleus [Evidence IDA] [PMID 14729571]; GO_component: GO:0005840 - ribosome [Evidence TAS] [PMID 12067653]; GO_function: GO:0003723 - RNA binding [Evidence IEA]; GO_function: GO:0003729 - mRNA binding [Evidence IDA] [PMID 23222640]; GO_process: GO:0000462 - maturation of SSU-rRNA from tricistronic rRNA transcript (SSU-rRNA, 5.8S rRNA, LSU-rRNA) [Evidence TAS] [PMID 12067653]; GO_process: GO:0042254 - ribosome biogenesis [Evidence IEA]; GO_process: GO:0042254 - ribosome biogenesis [Evidence TAS] [PMID 12067653]), which yields MGVLETVLIAQDSSSWSQPTTQLSPKRAVLGLSALASDPRPKVRKRAQEALTKVLANPPPSPKFEHPASSVAAETALKNLLVQLEEDKKVKKQDTKSPSKAIHSLQLIRSISSVNQWPSEKIEQLCEVLLTITRTSDQYLVVSAFNVFEAIFHGLTDEVIDEPKVVKVLDIIVDLKPSVTDQHLAPAWLAVIAQAGSSYAKLQPIRSFARLPKLFTLIVEFFQSDSKNVRISASQCLVALISTCIPPEVLSTKSSYDKTDKILAKLSDTTFSLLHIQYHGSWQEVTEVLVALFDQLRWKSAPHLVNALKVVGSLRSEESFADGREHSDNVIAAAIRALGPEVVLQYLPLNLDPTRTNNGTGRAWLLPLLRDNVQQASLSHFVTEFVPLSEKFVAKVDQLQEEGESSKDRGMQVKIFQTLNDQIWSLLPRYMDLPSDLRTSFDQSFAELLSNVLYQKVEYRSNICLALRLVVESNVAYSEGAVDDDVLLLERFPKKEAKKNVEFLAKSYASKILSVLFNVFSQTSPEFRNYILECINAYLAITPVEDVDTTFNKVASLLHSSLEDEVKAAAEAGAATTAKQTAMSATMLDLIVAMAPFLPKTSHNSLLSIFVTISKLAEFPQLQKKSFRAFTRLMENEDGENTIKENMENVQNAFIQLGDKVSSPARGAKLSALSKIVEIMPSSDLHFIPSILSETVLSTKDVNEKTREAAFNLLVQMGRKMQQGGTVEHSKVPNMDADAPNVEATLEEYFTMVSAGLAGTTPHMISATVTALSRILFEFRDDISVEMLQELSSTVELFLTSNNREIVRSTLGFVKITVISLPTEIVEPSLKQLITNLMVWSHEHKAHLRAKVKHIIERLVRRFGYEKIAANFPEEDQKLLTNIRKTKERAKRQSKKDDNDEDGGASQSRKASKFDNEFDEAIYGSSSDDSDREGYDSDVEMGNTRSSNNKKQQKSKAQNNRYIVEDADEPLDLLDRRSLAHISSTKPRANAKLEIKDKNKFSRDAAGKIVVKDVEDDNDIDIKSGIDAYVEAMKNGPIRGQRNKLKYKRSRKHNQDSDDDGDDDEVNGNAKFARNSGAGPKRRHDAADNRGGKRARPNTQRRKL from the coding sequence ATGGGTGTTTTGGAGACAGTTCTGATTGCTCAagatagcagcagctggtctCAACCCACTACACAATTGTCTCCTAAGAGAGCAGTTTTGGGTTTGTCGGCTTTGGCAAGTGATCCCAGACCCAAAGTTCGTAAGAGAGCCCAGGAAGCACTTACAAAGGTGCTGGCCAACCCCCCTCCCAGTCCTAAATTTGAACATCCAGCAAGCTCTGTTGCAGCAGAGACTGCTTTGAAAAACCTGCTTGTGCAGTTGGAAGAGGataaaaaagtcaaaaagCAAGATACTAAGAGTCCATCAAAGGCTATTCATTCACTTCAACTCATCAGATCGATTAGCAGTGTCAACCAGTGGCCTTCGGAGAAGATCGAGCAATTGTGTGAGGTTTTGTTGACTATTACGAGAACTTCGGATCAATACTTGGTTGTGTCTGCTTTTAATGTTTTCGAGGCTATTTTCCATGGTCTTACTGATGAGGTTATTGACGAACCCAAGGTTGTTAAGGTTTTGGATATTATCGTCGATTTAAAACCTTCTGTCACCGATCAACATCTTGCTCCTGCTTGGTTAGCAGTGATTGCTCAAGCAGGCTCGTCATATGCTAAATTACAACCCATTCGTTCGTTTGCTCGTCTTCCTAAATTGTTCACTTTAATTGTCGAGTTTTTCCAATCCGACTCGAAGAACGTTCGTATCTCGGCATCTCAGTGTTTGGTGGCTCTTATTTCCACGTGTATTCCTCCCGAAGTTCTGAGTACCAAATCTAGTTACGACAAGACTGACAAAATCCTTGCTAAACTCAGTGATACCACGTTTAGTTTATTACATATTCAGTATCATGGTTCTTGGCAAGAGGTGACTGAGGTTTTGGTGGCTCTTTTTGATCAGCTTCGTTGGAAATCGGCTCCTCATCTCGTCAATGCTCTCAAGGTGGTTGGCTCATTACGTAGTGAAGAATCGTTTGCTGATGGCCGTGAACACTCTGATAAtgtcattgctgctgctattcgTGCTCTTGGTCCTGAAGTCGTGTTGCAATACTTGCCATTGAACTTGGATCCTACTAGAACCAACAACGGTACTGGACGTGCGTGGCTATTGCCTTTGTTGAGAGATAATGTTCAACAAGCCAGTCTGTCTCATTTCGTTACAGAGTTTGTTCCTTTGAGCGAGAAGTTTGTTGCCAAGGTGGATCAATTGCAAGAGGAAGGTGAAAGTAGCAAGGACAGAGGAATGCAAGTCAAGATTTTCCAGACCCTCAATGATCAAATCTGGTCTCTCTTACCCCGTTATATGGACTTGCCATCGGATCTTCGCACCTCTTTCGACCAGTCTTTTGCTGAATTGCTCAGCAATGTTCTTTACCAGAAAGTCGAGTATCGATCCAACATCTGTCTTGCTCTTAGACTGGTGGTTGAAAGCAATGTCGCTTATTCTGAAGGTGCTGTTGACGACGATGTTTTGTTGTTAGAAAGGTTCCCTAAGAAAGAGGCCAAGAAAAACGTCGAATTCTTGGCTAAGAGTTATGCTTCGAAGATCTTGTCAGTGTTGTTCAATGTTTTCAGTCAGACCTCGCCAGAATTCAGAAACTACATTCTCGAATGTATCAATGCATACTTGGCCATCACTcctgttgaagatgttgacACCACTTTCAACAAAGTAGCATCACTTCTTCATTCTTCTTTGGAAGACGAGGtcaaggctgctgccgaGGCTGGTGCTGCAACTACTGCCAAACAAACAGCCATGTCTGCTACTATGCTTGACCTCATTGTGGCCATGGCACCATTCCTTCCGAAAACATCGCACAACTCACTGCTGTCTATCTTCGTGACGATTTCTAAATTAGCCGAGTTCCCTCAATTACAGAAGAAATCGTTCCGTGCATTCACCAGATTAATGGAAAACGAAGACGGTGAGAACACAATCAAGGAGAACATGGAAAACGTTCAAAATGCATTTATTCAATTGGGTGACAAGGTTTCGTCGCCCGCCCGTGGCGCTAAACTGTCTGCTCTCAGCAAGATTGTCGAGATCATGCCTTCTAGTGACCTTCATTTTATCCCCAGCATTTTATCCGAGACGGTTTTGTCTACCAAGGATGTTAACGAGAAGACAAGAGAAGCTGCTTTCAACTTGTTGGTTCAAATGGGTCGCAAAATGCAACAAGGTGGTACTGTTGAGCACTCCAAGGTTCCCAACATGGATGCCGATGCTCCTAATGTTGAAGCTACCCTTGAAGAATACTTCACAATGGTGTCAGCAGGCTTGGCTGGAACCACTCCACACATGATCAGTGCCACCGTAACTGCCTTGAGCAGGATATTGTTTGAATTCAGAGATGATATCAGCGTCGAAATGCTACAAGAGCTCTCTTCGACAGTGGAACTTTTCCTGACTTCTAACAACCGAGAAATCGTGAGATCAACACTTGGATTCGTGAAAATCACCGTCATTTCACTGCCAACTGAGATTGTTGAGCCTTCACTCAAGCAGCTCATCACGAATCTGATGGTATGGTCGCACGAGCACAAAGCTCACTTGCGAGCCAAGGTGAAGCACATTATCGAAAGACTTGTACGAAGATTTGGTTACGAGAAGATTGCTGCCAACTTTCCTGAAGAGGACCAGAAACTTCTCACTAACATCCGCAAGACCAAAGAACGTGCTAAGAGACAATCTAAGAAGGACGACAATGACGAAGACGGTGGTGCCTCGCAGTCCCGCAAAGCGTCTAAATTCGACAACGAGTTTGACGAAGCTATCTATGGCAGCAGTTCTGACGACAGTGACCGAGAAGGCTATGATTCTGATGTGGAAATGGGCAACACTCGAAGCagtaataacaaaaaacaacaaaagagCAAAGCTCAAAACAACAGATACATCGTGGAAGATGCCGATGAGCCATTGGATTTGTTGGACCGCCGTTCATTGGCCCAcatctcatcaacaaaaccCCGTGCTAACGCCAAACTCGAAATCAAGGACAAGAACAAGTTTTCCCGcgatgctgctggcaaGATTGTTGTCAAggatgttgaagatgacaACGACATCGATATCAAGAGCGGTATTGATGCATACGTCGAGGCCATGAAGAACGGACCCATCCGAGGCCAGCGCAACAAACTCAAGTACAAGCGATCCCGAAAGCACAACCAAGACAGTGACGACGACggcgacgacgacgaagtcAACGGCAACGCCAAATTCGCCAGAAACAGTGGTGCCGGACCAAAACGCCGACACGACGCCGCCGACAACCGTGGCGGAAAACGGGCCCGTCCCAACACACAGCGACGGAAATTATAA